CGGACGCTTCACCGGCTACTCCCGCACACGACGCAGCGAGTCGAGCAGCTGCGGAACGATGCGGTAGACATCGCCGCAACCGAGCGTGATCACGAAATCGCCTTCGCGGGCGATCTCGGCCGTGTGATCGGCCGCGGCCTGCCAGTCCGCGATGAACGCGACACGCTCCGGGTGGGCGAACAGATCCGCGACGAGCGCACCGGTCACACCGGGTTCGGGGTCCTCGCGCGCGCCGTAGACATCCAGCACGACCGTCTCGTCCGCATAGGCCTCCAGCGTCTCCGCGAACTCCTTCGCGAACAGACGGGTGCGGCTGTACAGATGCGGCTGGTGGACCGCGATGATGCGGCCGTCGCCGACCACCGTTCGGGCGGCCGAGAGCGCGGCGGCGACCTCGGTGGGGTGGTGGGCGTAGTCGTCGTAGACGCTGACGCCCGCGACCGTCCCGTGAAGCTCGAAGCGACGTTCCGTTCCACCGAACTCGGCGATCGCCGCGAGGGAGGCGGCCGGTTCGAAGCCGAGACCGGTCAGCAGGGCGAAAGCACCGGCCGCATTGATCGCGTTGTGCCGGCCGGGCACGCGGAGGCAGGCGGAGTACACGTCGCTGTCATGGCTCAGGGCGAAGGCAACCGGGCCGTCCGTGACGATCGAATACACGCGGATGTCCGCATCCTCCGCCTCGCCGAAGGTCAGCACGCGCTTGCCGGGCGCCGCCTTGCGCAGCCGGCGGGTGACCTGCTGCGCGCCAGGGTCGTCGGAGGAGACCACGACGAGCTCAGCGGACTCCTCGGCGAAGGCGACGAACGCGTCCTCGAACGCCTCCAGCGAGCCATAGTGATCGAGGTGGTCGGGATCGACGTTGGTGATGAGGGCGACAGCCGTGTCGTACAGCAGAAAAGAACCGTCCGACTCGTCTGCCTCGACCACGAACAGCTCGCCGCTGCCGGCCCGCGAGCTCGTACCGAGCGAGGCGATGACGCCGCCGTTGACGAAGCTCGGGTCTGCGCCGAGTCCGAGCAAGCCCGTGACGATCATCCCGGTCGACGTCGTCT
Above is a genomic segment from Leifsonia xyli subsp. xyli str. CTCB07 containing:
- the murC gene encoding UDP-N-acetylmuramate--L-alanine ligase, which translates into the protein MTIKPDLTLTIPDELGKLHFVGVGGSGMSGIARLFLESGHTVTGSDVRHSANVDALRALGANIAIGHDAANVGDADTLVVTGALWLDNPEYRLALERGLPVLHRSQALAWLINRKRLVAVAGAHGKTTSTGMIVTGLLGLGADPSFVNGGVIASLGTSSRAGSGELFVVEADESDGSFLLYDTAVALITNVDPDHLDHYGSLEAFEDAFVAFAEESAELVVVSSDDPGAQQVTRRLRKAAPGKRVLTFGEAEDADIRVYSIVTDGPVAFALSHDSDVYSACLRVPGRHNAINAAGAFALLTGLGFEPAASLAAIAEFGGTERRFELHGTVAGVSVYDDYAHHPTEVAAALSAARTVVGDGRIIAVHQPHLYSRTRLFAKEFAETLEAYADETVVLDVYGAREDPEPGVTGALVADLFAHPERVAFIADWQAAADHTAEIAREGDFVITLGCGDVYRIVPQLLDSLRRVRE